DNA from Bacteroidota bacterium:
AAAAAATTTACAAAACTGTAACTAAAAAAGGGCTGTCTCAAAAGCAGACAGCCCTTTTTCATTAGTGTTGACAAAAGTGTTTAAAAAAGTAAGGGAGCCGAAGCTCCCAGAACTTTGCAAGTAGTTAAACTTGCAGTGTCTATTATAAAGCAAATGTAATCTTTAGAGGTTTTTTAAATTTATACCTGTAAATTTATACGAGCGCATTTTTTCTCAGACGAGGCACTTTTACAGGCAATAGCTCAGCGACCTCTTGCCGAAAAAGTAACAGGGCAAATACCCTGTGGGTATTTGAGCCAGGATTGAGCGATTGTCAAGGAAAAAAGGCGCCATAGCAAAATGCAGGGATAAATTTTAAACAACCTCTTAGCCCACAATCTCAAAAAATGGGCGGTGGCATAACCGACATTACTTACTTTTTGCTAAAACCATAATCAAAAAAGAGGCTGCCCTTTTGAGACAGCCCCGTTTTTATTTTATACCTGTGTCCAACAGGCAGAAATATATCGGATTATGAAAACAAATACTTGTTTGGTGTAAGCAGGTTTTCCCGAACGGCGAATAGAACAACACCCGCTGTATTGTTCACTCCCAGTTTTGACATGATGTTCTTCCGATGTGTGGTCACGGTATGACTGCTGAGAAAAAGCATCTCCGCTATCTTTTTATTCGAGTACCCTTCGGCTATGAGTTTAATGATCTCCATTTCACGGTCTGTAACATTCATCCCGTCGCAGGCAGCCATGGAAGGAACAACCTTCTCCTGTGAAAGTTCATTAGCCATTAAACGGTCAACTATTTTGCCGCATAAAAATCGTTGGCCTTCAATAGTTTTATACAAAGCTTCTATGATCTCTTCCTTATCGCAATGCTTCAATAAGTGACTTATAACCCCGGAATCCAACGCTTTTGATATAATGCCAGCAGATATCTCGGGTGTAATGGCTAAAATCTGTATAACAGGGTGTTTTTTATTTAATAAATGGATGGTATCTAATTTAAATCCCGATGTTGAGTAATCAATAACTACAACCTCAGGATCATATAGCTTAATTTTTTCAAGCAAATAAGCCTTATTCTCAACTTCTGAAACAACTTCAAAACCCTTCATTTCACTAACAAGTGAAACAAGACCTGCCCGCGTTAAATAGTTGCTATCAGCAATTATGATCTTTTTCCTTGCTTTTTGCATATTTTTATTTAGAATCATTTTAAATAAGACTCAAATATAGGACGAACGCATTAGCTAAACAAGCAAATAATTACAATTTTTATTAACAATCAATTTCAGCCTCCAACATTGTATTTCTCACCTTCAAGGGCCAGTACGGTATTGGAAAAAACAGATTGGGCCTCTGCCAGTATTGGCTGCAGATCGTTATAACGTGCGGAATAATGACCGATCATCAACTTTTTAACTGTTGCCCTCACCGCTACAAGTGCAGCCTGCTTTGTTGTACTGTGAAATGTTTCCTTTGCCCTCTCTTCCATATTATCCATAAAAGTAGCCTCATGGTAAAGCAGATCGACCTGCTTCACTTGTTCAATCACCTTTTCATCATAACAGGTATCGGAGCAATAGGCGTACGAAAAAAGAGGCATTGGCCCACCTGTGATCTTTTCATTAGGTATAATTATACCCTCTTTCGTTATATAATCTCCGCCCAGCTTTATATTATTCAACTCCGAATAGGGAATTTTAAATTCAGTTATTTTTTCCTTACTTATTTTGCGGAGTTTATCCTTCTCCCTGAATAAAAAACCCGAGCATGGTATCCGGTGATTTAGAATGATGGTATGCACAGTAACCTTTTCATCCTCAAAAATAAGATTCACAGAGTCCTGTTGCAGCGAATGAAAGATCAGGTTATAATGAAGACGTGTTTCGGAATATTTGTATTGCAGGTCAATTATTTCCTTCAACACCGGCGGACCATATAAATGAAGATCGGCTGAACGACCCAATAAATGCATGCTTGAAAGCAAACCCATCAATCCGTAATAATGATCGCCATGCATGTGGCTGATAAAAATATGACCAATGCGCTGAAATTTTATTTTGTACCTGCGCAGCTGCATTTGCGTTCCTTCGCCGCAATCGATCAAAAAATAGCGATCGGCAATATTTAGAAGCTGGGCACTTGGATTACGTTTGGAAGTTGGGGTTGCAGAACTGCATCCGAGGATGGTTACTTCAAACTTTTGCATACTCCCCCTGGAATTTACCCTTCTTCAGCACCTGAATTTTTTGCCAATTGGGCAAAAAGCATATCTATGCTTTCCTGTTCGGATTTCGCAATGTTAAGTATAGAATCGAGTTGAGAAATGGCGATAAGTTTTTCAACAGGCTCCTGCAAACCCATAAGTACAAATGCACCATTGGCATTTTTACATAACCTGTTAGCCACTAAAATAGAACTCAAACCGGAAGAATCACAATAACGAACTGCACTAAGATCGATGATTATATGCTTAACACCATCAGCATTTAAAATAACTAATTCCGATTTTAATGAAGGCGCGACTGTTGTATCCAGCTTCTCTGTTTTGAGCCTTATAATGGTGTATTTTTCGTTTTTATTTACCTGAAAACTCATAGAAATTGCACTTTGGACAAAGGTAATCATTTTTATGTACGCTGCCAAGAGACAAAAATATTACTCCTCCGCACGACCCGCCAGAAGATATAATATGGCCATCCTTATGGCAACCCCATT
Protein-coding regions in this window:
- a CDS encoding response regulator transcription factor → MQKARKKIIIADSNYLTRAGLVSLVSEMKGFEVVSEVENKAYLLEKIKLYDPEVVVIDYSTSGFKLDTIHLLNKKHPVIQILAITPEISAGIISKALDSGVISHLLKHCDKEEIIEALYKTIEGQRFLCGKIVDRLMANELSQEKVVPSMAACDGMNVTDREMEIIKLIAEGYSNKKIAEMLFLSSHTVTTHRKNIMSKLGVNNTAGVVLFAVRENLLTPNKYLFS
- a CDS encoding ribonuclease Z, with product MQKFEVTILGCSSATPTSKRNPSAQLLNIADRYFLIDCGEGTQMQLRRYKIKFQRIGHIFISHMHGDHYYGLMGLLSSMHLLGRSADLHLYGPPVLKEIIDLQYKYSETRLHYNLIFHSLQQDSVNLIFEDEKVTVHTIILNHRIPCSGFLFREKDKLRKISKEKITEFKIPYSELNNIKLGGDYITKEGIIIPNEKITGGPMPLFSYAYCSDTCYDEKVIEQVKQVDLLYHEATFMDNMEERAKETFHSTTKQAALVAVRATVKKLMIGHYSARYNDLQPILAEAQSVFSNTVLALEGEKYNVGG
- a CDS encoding STAS domain-containing protein — its product is MSFQVNKNEKYTIIRLKTEKLDTTVAPSLKSELVILNADGVKHIIIDLSAVRYCDSSGLSSILVANRLCKNANGAFVLMGLQEPVEKLIAISQLDSILNIAKSEQESIDMLFAQLAKNSGAEEG